The following coding sequences lie in one Haladaptatus sp. DJG-WS-42 genomic window:
- the coxB gene encoding cytochrome c oxidase subunit II, whose amino-acid sequence MNYKRIGFGTLLSVALLALAVEPVAAQEATSVTRGLIDGLNSKLLFVAIPITILTEGILIYTVYKFRKSEEPKPTQENRRLEITWTVATAIILLFVGVASYQVLGNEFVTTPEDQIDNIPEDNAVVVEVTAQKYFWTFHYPQHDVNASDTMVIPSDRPVYLKITSTDWLHAFHVPGLGLKQDAFPGESHTLKTKVNPSGEGTYQLYCAEYCGVGHSAMLGEVNVTDGETYDQWIENQQAAAESESGGNNTTAGSNNTTASNNTTAKLAA is encoded by the coding sequence ATGAATTACAAGCGCATCGGGTTCGGGACCCTGCTCTCCGTGGCGCTTCTTGCGTTGGCTGTCGAACCAGTGGCAGCACAAGAGGCAACATCGGTAACACGGGGGCTTATCGATGGGTTGAACAGCAAACTCCTGTTCGTCGCGATTCCGATTACGATTCTGACCGAAGGAATCCTCATTTACACCGTCTACAAATTCCGTAAATCGGAGGAACCGAAGCCAACCCAGGAGAACCGCCGCCTCGAAATCACGTGGACCGTCGCAACCGCGATTATCCTCCTGTTCGTGGGTGTTGCCTCCTACCAAGTGCTCGGAAACGAGTTCGTCACCACGCCGGAAGACCAGATAGACAACATCCCAGAAGACAATGCCGTCGTCGTTGAGGTCACCGCCCAGAAGTACTTCTGGACGTTCCACTACCCACAACACGACGTGAACGCCTCTGACACGATGGTCATCCCATCCGACCGGCCGGTGTATCTCAAGATAACATCCACAGACTGGTTGCACGCCTTCCACGTGCCGGGACTCGGGCTCAAACAGGACGCGTTCCCAGGCGAATCACACACCCTCAAAACGAAGGTGAACCCGTCCGGTGAAGGCACGTACCAGCTCTACTGTGCAGAGTACTGTGGGGTTGGCCACTCGGCGATGCTCGGCGAGGTCAACGTCACCGACGGCGAAACGTACGACCAGTGGATTGAGAACCAGCAGGCAGCCGCTGAGTCAGAATCCGGTGGCAACAACACGACGGCTGGCTCAAACAACACGACCGCCAGCAACAACACCACCGCGAAACTCGCGGCATAA